The following nucleotide sequence is from Myxococcales bacterium.
AGAAGCAGGCTGCGGCGCTCCTCGGCCAGGGCGGGATCTTCGGCTTCGGCCTCTCCGAGCGCACGCACGGCGCAGACATCTATTCGACGGGCATGACCCTGACGCCGCAGCCCGACGGAACGTACGTCGCCAACGGCGAGAAGTACTACATCGGTAACGGCAACGAAGCGGCCTTGGTTTCCACGTTCGGAAAAATCGCTGGGACAGACGAGTTCGTCTTCTTCGCGGTCGACACGCGGCATCCCAAGTACGAGCTGGTGAAGAACGTCGTTGCGAGCCAGTCGTACGTGGCCCAATACGCGCTCCACGACTACCCCATCACGGAGTCCGATCTCCTCTCGCGGGGCAAAGAAGCCTGGAACGCGGCGCTCAACACCGTCAACATCGGGAAGTACAACCTGGGCTGGGCCTCCATCGGGATGTGCACCCACGCCCTGTATGAGGCGATCAATCACGCATCCAGCCGCCGTCTCTACAACATGTACGTGACGGACTTCCCGCACGTGAAGCAGATGTTCACCGATGCGTATGCGCGCCTCGTGGCCATGAAGCTCTTTGCGCTACGGGCGGCGGACTACATGCGCTCCGCCTCCCCGGAGGATCGTCGCTACTTGCTCTACAACCCCGTGGTGAAGATGAAGGTGACGACGCAAGGCGAGGAGGTGGTGAATCTCCTGTGGGACGTCATCGCTGCCCGCGGCTTCGAGAAGGACACGTACTTCGAGATGGCGGCTCGCGATATCCGCGCTCTCCCGAAGCTCGAGGGCACGGTACACGTGAACATCGCGCTCATCTTGAAGTTCATGCCCAACTACTTCTTCTCGCCCGGCGCCTTCCCGCCCGTGCCGAAGCGCGACGACGACGCCAACGACGCGTTCCTCTTTGACCAGGGGCCCACGAGCGGTCTGGGGAAGATCCAGTTCCACGACTACGAGCCGGCGTTCGCTCTGTTCGATGTGCCGAACGTGGCCGTGTTCCGCGAGCAGATCGCCGTGTTGAAGGAGCTGCTCGCCACGGCCACGCCGGACGAGGCGCAGCGCAAGGATCTCGATTTTCTCATGACGCTGGGTGAGATGTTCACGCTGGTCGTGTATGCCCAGCTCGTGGCCGAGAACGCCAAGATCTACGGCGTCGAGGCCGACCTCGTCGACCAGATGTTCGAAACCCTCGTGCGTGACTTCGCCCGCTTCGCGCAGCAGCTTCACGCCAAGCCCAGCAGCACCGAGGCGCAGATGGCCTGCTGCCTACGCTTGATTCGGAAGCCGGTGTTCAGCGAGCGGCGCTACGAGCACATCTGGAAGGACCACGTGTATGCCCTCAGGGGTGCATACGAGATGACGCCCTGAGCCGTCGAGCTCCAGCTGCTTCTGAGCACTACCGTACAAGTGCCCGACGCCAGGTGAGCGTGCCGGCCGAGGTGGCGAAGCCACCGCGCTCGCCCGAGGGGGCTAGTGAATCGTCGCCGACTTTGCCCCGTGCCCCTCGCAACAAGAGTGGCTGTCGTCGCCGGTCAATCCGTACCATTTCCGCCGTGCGCGGGCGTGCAGGTCGAACGCCAAGCCCTCGACGGTCAACGTCGCGTCGAGCTCGTCGCCGGGACTCACGTCCGAGCGCAGGTAGCCGATCAGATAAACGCTCCGCTTCTCCCGCGCGCCGAGCACACCATCGAAGGGCCGCCCGTCGGAGCCGAGGACGTACCAGCGCGCGACGGGAAACGGCATGGCGCCGTGCAGCTCGGGGCGCGCCAGCGTGAGCGGGCGCTCCGTCAGGTTCTCGAGCCGGACGTGAGCGCGGTAGGCAGCGCGGAGGAGCTTCTCGCGACCGTGCACGAGCTCGCTGTGCTCGCCGTGGACTACGAGATCGACCGCTGCACGAAGCGTAGCGCTCTCGCGAGTCAGCGGCGGGCTGTCGCCGGTGGGGCGAGGCGCGCTCGGCCGCGGCTCGACTGTGAAGCCCAGCTGGCGAGCAACGGAGAGCAAGCGCAGGCGATGCTCGATCATGGCCTCGGTGATGTAGCCGGCGTCCTCGCGTTCACTGATGGCGGCCAGCGAGCGCGCGATGGCGGCCGCGGCGTCCGCTGGCGGGCCCGAGAGCAACTCGGCCGCCATCTGCTCGGAGTGATCACAGCCGCACGGACACCCCTCTTCACCCTTGACTCCGCGCGGAAGCGCAGGCGGGGGCTTGTATTCCTGGCACGGGCCGTCCTGAGTGCAGCACAGGTTGTTGCGGAGGAAACACTTGCCGCGCGCCTTGCAGTCGACACTCGCGCGGCAGTCGTCCTCGGACGCGGCGATGCACTTGCCTTGTGCCTTGCAGCGCCCCTGCCCGGAGCAGTACTCGCTCGCTCGGCAGTCGGAGTCCTCGGTCGCGATGCAGGCTTCGCCGCGCGACGTGCACTGGCCGCGATCCCGGCAGTCGTCCGTGGTGCGGCAACGGTTGCAGCCCGAAAGCAGCAAGAGCCACGACCCGAGCCCCATCGAGACCAGGAGCAGCTTCCAGCCACGCGCCAGCATGCGCTGAGTTGGTATCACAGATCTCGCCAGCGATCCGTTGAACCATCGCGAGAGCCTCTCGCGCGCGTCGTCGGGCCCTAAGCTCGGCGGTATGCGGCAGGTGCGGCGCGTTAATGTCTACTGTGCATGCAGCAACCGGGTCCACGAGTGCTGGCGGGAGGTCGCCTCGAGTCCCAGCTCCCGCTCGCGCTGGCGGCGAACAGTTGGAGCGGCGTGGAGCCAGGCTGTTTGTCGCAACGATAGATGCCCGTCTGCGTACTCACGTAGACCGCGCTCGCATCCACGGCGGTGCCCCACGGTGCGGCCAGATTTTGGGCGACGGTCTCGATGCTTCCCCCCGTGATCGACTTGCGCTGCAGCGTGCCGCTGTTCGAGTTGACCCAATTCAGGTGGGTTCCGTCGAGGGCGAGCGTGCGCGGGCCGGCGAGCCCACTCGCGAACGTCGAAAAGGCGGCCATGCTCACTGCCGCCGAACGGATCTCGTTGGCGTCGAAGGCGGCCCAGTAGACGGTGCTCTCGCTGGCTGCCGTGCCCTCGTTGTCCGCCGGAGCGTTGATGCTCACGAGCTGCGTCTTGCCCGCCTTGTCCATGCGCGTGACCTCGTTGCTCGTGCTGACGGCACCAGGCCGGCATACGACGCGAGCCACTCCGTGTTGAGCGTGTTCCCGGTTCCTGGTCTGCACACCCGATGCGTGCGACCCAAAGCGGAAGAACGCAATCCAGTGCAGAATGGGCACCGGTTCGACAGCGGCTCCAATGCCCGATTGAGCGGAGCCACGAAAACGGGCAGACTCGTGAGTCATGTGGCGCCCTTCGCTTCGGCTTTGCAGCGGCACGGCCGTGCTGCTGACCTGGCTGCTCACGGGCTGCGGCAGCAAGTTCGAGTCCACCTCGGACGAGCCCGGCGCTGCAGCATGCAACGGACCCGGCGCCCTCTCGGACAACTTCGACGATGGCGAGCTGAGCGACGCCTTTGTGTCTCAGCTGTCCGGCAGCGGCATGCAGGTCGAGGAGTCTGCGGGCGAGCTCGTCTTCACGCCGGGGGACAGTGGCGGTGGGGGCAGCCGCGAGTCGCGGTATGCCATCGACGTCCGGGGCGGGTTTGCGGTGGTGGAGGTTCCCGAAGTCAGCGGAGGACTCTCGGGCAAGAGCGTCCAGTTGACGCTGAAGCGCGACAACAGCTCGACCGTCTCGATGACCGCGCTCGATGACAATCAGAACCCCGGCGCCGAGCTCTTGAGCTTCGACGTGACCACCGCTGCTGGCACTACGAAAGCCACGGCTCCCTACGATGCCACCCAGCACCGTTGGTGGCGAATCGGCGAGAAGGACGGTGTCTTGGGCTTCGGCGCGTCGCCGGACGGGCAGAAGTGGACCACCTACCACGAAGTTCCGACTCCGTCCTTCGTCGCGGCCGCGTTGCTCCGCCTCGGTATGAACGACAAGGGAACGGTGACTCCCGTCGGCCAGGTTCGCTTCGACAACCTGAATCCCAAGTCCGGTAGTTTCTGTGGCATCGACCGCCTGCGCGAGTCTTTCGATGCGGAGCTTGGAGAAGCGTGGGCGATGGCGGAGGACACCGACTGCTCCGCGAGCGTGACGGGAAGCAGCTACGAGGCCACGGTTCTGCCGGGAGGTACCGGGTCATGTTCCATTACGACGCGCCACGGGTACGACCTTGCCGGACGGGGACTCACGTTGGCGTTTGACACCTCTCCCGCGGCGCCCTCCGGCATCACCGTCACCCTCACGCTCTCCTCCGGGCCAACGGACGCACTGACTTTCGAGCACTACCAGGGCAAGCTCAAGGCTACGACCTCGCTCGGCACGGTGACCAGCAACGGCTCGGTCGAGCTGGCGGATGGGCCTTCGTGGTGGCGCATCCGGGAGAGCGGCGGGCGGATCGAGTTCGAGGTCTCGAGTGATGGCAAGACCTTCGACTCCGTGAACTCGGTGATCGTCGGAGCGCTGCCGCCTCGGTTTCTGGCGTCGTTGCGGCTTCGCGTGAGCTCCGCGCAGCCGGCCGATACGAAGCTCGTTCTCGCAGCCATCAACTGAGCTCGAGCCAAACGCACGCGCGTTTCGAGGCAATCCCTCGCTGCTAGCGCCGCGCGCCACCCGCGAAAGCGTACCAAGCGTTCTGGTACGATGCCGACGGGTTTGTCGCCCTTCACCCGGTGCGCGCCGGCGCTGACCTCGCAGCGGGTGGCCTCGTAGGATTTGCCTGCACTGGTCCCCGCGGACTCGCTGGTGCAGGTGCTCGGCGGCGCGCCGTCGAGAGTGAGGACCGTCCCCGCCTGAGCGGCAGCGCCCGCGCGCGACGGCCGGCGCTACTTCGACTGAAAGCTGCCGACCACCCAGTGTGCCCTGTGGCCGTCGATACCGAGATCGATGGATCCCTTCTTCGGGCTCCCGCTGCCCTGCTTCGCGACGACGAACTGGTAACCAAGCGCTGGGACGGCGAAAACGTAGTCGATGTTGCTCCCCCCTACGTCCGAGGCTCGCGGATGGAGCGACGTCGGATCCCACGCCGGGTTGCAGCTGTTGGCGTCGCGGGGGCGATTGAGGTCTCCAGTCACGACGACGTTGCGCCCCTTGTCGATTTCGGCCGCCACCTCCGCCTTCAACACCTGCCACGCCTGCTTCCAGTATTCCTTGCGCTGGGCGACCGCAGACTTGCAGGACCAGGCACCGGCGATGAAGTGCGTGTTGATCATGGAGAGGTTTCGGATCTGGTGGAACGAGACCACCACGTAGCGCGTCGGACTCACGCCGGCCCAGCCCGGTGAAGCGAACGTCGCGTGGGTGTGGATGGTGTCGTTGGCGCCCTTCGACGTGATCGGCGTGTGCACCGACTTGGGTCGCACCGTCTCCCACCCCGCCGCTGCGGGAAACGCTGCCTTCAGCGAAGAGATCTCGCAGCTGTCACCGCACGGGTCGCTCTCGCCGATCTCCTGCCAGCCGATGAGCTTGGGTCCGCTCTTGCCACTGATGACGCCTTCGATCTTGTCGAAGACCTTCTGGACGTCGGCCGACGTGCCGTAGGTGCGGCCGATGTTCGCGGTCGCGTACACCATGTCGACCTCGAACTGGGAGTTCGGCTCGTTCGGGTCCGGGGTGGGCGTGGGTCCGGGGTCTGGCCCGGAACCGGGATCCGGAGCTGGGGCGGCGTCGGCGCCGGCGCTCGGGTCCGGGTCCGGGTCTGGGTTGGGCTCGGATTCGTCGCTGGGGCCCGCGTCCTCGAGAGCTACACCCACGCCACCCCATCCAGGATCCGGGAGGCCGCCGCCGTCGACTGCCGGATCCCCCGCCATCGGGACGTCTCCTGTATCGGCGCCGCCGCAACCCGCGGCTCCGAGCAGCAACGCGGCGCCGAGGAAAAGCAGCAACGCAAGTCCGCTCGAGGTGCTGCTCCCAGGGCTGGAAACGGAACAGCTCTCGACTTCGCCGTCGCCCTGGCTCGGTATCTTGGGCATGTCGGTGGGCGTTGCAGGTCCCGTTCCAGTGACACTGCTGGACTAGAGCTGGTTTTCTCCCTCCCGCGAAGCTGCCCGCCGACACCCCCGCGTCCCGAACCGGCGGGATCCGCGCCGTTCCGCTGCTTCGACGCGTCAGAACATGTCTCTGACACCTCGCCGAGGTCGTGCGGGACGGAACTGACGCAGCGGCCCTGCGTCCACGCCGCGAGCTGAATGGCCAAAATCCGCGCTCTCCGTGGCCAAATGGCACCGCTCGGGAATCCCGCGCTCGGGTGGTCTACAGCTCGGTGGGTGACACAAGCGTTGGAGACCGACTACCTCTTCGTGGGCGCAGGCGCGATGGGCATGGCGTTCACGGACGCGTTGATCGATCACGCAGAGGTGCACGTCACGCTGGTCGATCGTCGCCATGTGGCCGGCGGGCACTGGCAGGACGCCTATCCGTTCGTCCAGCTGCACCAGGCGTCGGTGTTCTACGGCTTCGGCTCGACGGTGCTCGGCAGTGGCGTCAAGCAGCAGCAAGGGCGCGCACGTTCGGAGCCGAGCCCGACATTGCTGCGTGGGCGAATGGTTGCGCGCTGAATCCGGCGCGCGTCGAGGCGTCACAACGCGAGTTGCCCGCCGTGCAAGCCGCCGCGGCGCGGATGGCCGAGCACATGGAGGCGGGTCTCGCGCGGATGGCCGAGCTCGCCGACGCGGGCTGTGACGCTCGCCACGAGCGATCAGAGAGGTGACGCTCTTCGGCGGCACGCCGTTGTAACTTCACTCGATGAGTGTGCAACAGCCCGGTATGGATGCCGTGGCTTCGCCGTCGGAGCCAACACGCGCATCTCGACCCCTCCCGCGCCTCCGCATCGAGGTCCGAAACTGGGGGCCGTCGTAGCCACGAGTCAACTCAACGGAGGAGCCGGATGGTGGAAATCTCACCGGGTTCCCGCTTCGCGCGCAGCGCGCTCCCGGGCCGCCGAAAAAGTTTGGGGTCGAGCCGCATGCGCTGGATGACTCGCGGGGACGCCGACGGTTTCTTCGGTCTGAGCTCCGGTCACCCGATGCGCTATCCTCGCAGCCCATGAGGAAGCTGGCCTGGGGGATGTTCGTGCTCGCCACCGCGATCGCTTGCGGAGGCGAGTCGGAGAGCGATGGCGCCGGCGGGGCCGGGGCCAGCGGCGGTGCGGGCGGGGCCGGCGGTGCCGGGGCCAGCGGCGGCACAGGCGGAGCCGGCGGTGCCGTGGGGGGCAGTGGCGGCAGCGTGGGCGGCAACGCAGGTGCTGGCGGCGCGAGCGGCGGTGCGGCGGGCAGCGGCGGCGTGGACTGCAATCCGAGCACGGTCCAGTGCAAGGCGATGCAGCCCCTCTGCCCCAAGGGCGAGGTGCCTGCAGTGCAGAACGGTTGCTGGGGACCGTGCGTGCCCATCCTCACCTGCAAGACGGTGAAGGACTGCTCGGCCTGCACGAAGGGCTGGTGCGCGGCCTACGTCTCGTTCAGCACGGACTACCGCTGCGTGTCCCCGTCGATCCAGTGCGCCGCGCTCGCCTGCTCGTGCCTCGCGGACTACTTCTGCGTCGCGCCCTTCAACGCTTGCACCACATTGGTGGGCGGCGCGACGAAGGTGTCCTGCGAGTGCCCGACCTGCTGAGGCTGTGGCAACGAATCGATCGGACCTGTTTCCCATCGGGACGTACGTCGCGCCGGTCGCGCCACCACGGCCGCCCTCACCGTCGGTCGTTGAATCACCACCGCAGCCCGCCAGACAAAACGCCACCGAGAGCAACACCGCTGTCTTACGCATCGCGCAAAGACACGGCATGGCGTGAGCGTCCGCGACCCAGCCGTGGGGCGGGTGGAAGGTCGAGTGAGTGGACTCCTGCGAGTCCGACGGATCGTTGAGTTATCTGCGTGACAGCCTGTTCGCGCCGGGGATGCTCTCACGAGTCGGGCGTCCCGCGCTGGACGGCTTCTGGCGCGCGCGGCCGTCGTTCGAGAACGGCGAGCTCGTGTTGCTGGACGCCGAGCAAGTCGACCTGATGCCCGTCGAGCGCTGAGCTCCCGGCAGATCTCCACGGTTCTGCGGGAAGGCTTCGGCAATCGCCGCTCGAATGTCTCCGGACCACTCGGAAGAAACGCTGCACGTGCCCACCCTCGTCCTTCAGATGGGGATGCAGCACCACTCTCTCGAGCGGAAGACGGCTAGACTCGTCGCCATGGCCAAGCTCGGGCGGCTGGGTGTCGCGCTCGCAACGGGCCTCGCGGCCTGCACCGGAGCGCTGCCCGCTTCGCCGCCGGGCAAGGCCTCGATCGTGAGTGTGCCGCCCGATCGCAGCGCAAAGCCCCCCGACCCGGAGCCGAAGAGAGTCCACCCGACGCCCGGTACCCGCGAGCTGGTGGCTGCGCTCGTGCGCGCCGAGCGCATCGAGGATCGAGCGCAGCGCTGGCAGGAGTGCCGCCGGCTCCTCGAGGCCATTCGCGGGCTCGCCGATCCGCGAGGCGCTGACGCTCTCGCAGCCTACACCGCCAGCGACGCAGGTTGGCCCGGCGACCCAGAGAGGGTGCACCGCCGAACGCTCGCAGCATTCGCGCTGGCGGAGCTCGGCGATCTGCGTGCAGTCCCCGTACTGGCCTCGCGCCTGTTGCTCGATCCGTTGGACGTCTATCGCGATGACGACCCGAACGACGCCATGCTGCGCCGCACCGATCAGGAGCGGATCATCGCGGCA
It contains:
- a CDS encoding acyl-CoA dehydrogenase, coding for MVLLNPKQHARQYPDDRSLEIMRKTIEFFEKKGKVRLKQDDFARTWYADFLGFVKEEGVFATLLTPAGEGAGDTRWDTWRNCEFNEILGFYGLCYWYAWQVTILGLGPIWMSANTGKKKQAAALLGQGGIFGFGLSERTHGADIYSTGMTLTPQPDGTYVANGEKYYIGNGNEAALVSTFGKIAGTDEFVFFAVDTRHPKYELVKNVVASQSYVAQYALHDYPITESDLLSRGKEAWNAALNTVNIGKYNLGWASIGMCTHALYEAINHASSRRLYNMYVTDFPHVKQMFTDAYARLVAMKLFALRAADYMRSASPEDRRYLLYNPVVKMKVTTQGEEVVNLLWDVIAARGFEKDTYFEMAARDIRALPKLEGTVHVNIALILKFMPNYFFSPGAFPPVPKRDDDANDAFLFDQGPTSGLGKIQFHDYEPAFALFDVPNVAVFREQIAVLKELLATATPDEAQRKDLDFLMTLGEMFTLVVYAQLVAENAKIYGVEADLVDQMFETLVRDFARFAQQLHAKPSSTEAQMACCLRLIRKPVFSERRYEHIWKDHVYALRGAYEMTP